The Hordeum vulgare subsp. vulgare chromosome 4H, MorexV3_pseudomolecules_assembly, whole genome shotgun sequence genomic interval TTGATGAACGATGCAGTCCTTCTATCTTGGTGGGGGAGGAAGACAGACGTCAGTGCTGGCCGGCTTCGAGCCAAAGATTCTTGTCACCGCTCTCAACGTGAGCTAGCTAATCCGTCTCAACGTTTCACATTTAAGTGGCGAATTCACACGCATGGCACCCGGATTAATTTGATTCTCATGTCTTGTGTTCAGACAACTTACGACGAATTGGAAAGAATATTACCCGTGAAACCTCGGGGCCCTTTCGTGTCCTACACAACGGAGAGCGGTGGCAAAGAACATGGACAGGGAGACAAGCGTGATGTGGGTGAAAATGGAAGGGGGAGCGAGCCATGgagaccagtggggaagggcggcgacGAGGAAGACGGTAGCGGGCAATCCACTTGGACTTGGTCGTGGAGGAAGCTGATGGGCAGGTTCATCGGAGGGGCCTCATCCAGTGCCGCCGCCCCAGCGCAGCCGAACAAGAAGTCGGACAAGACTGTGCGCGCGCCGGAGCCCTACAACCTGTTCGACCATGAGCCCAGCTTCCGGAACACCTACGGTTGGAGTATCTCCGTCGACAAGCACGACTACGAGCCCTTGGACCGCTCAGACATCGGCGTCTATCTCGTCAACCTCACCGCCGTACGTTTTGCTCTTCTGAACCATCAATCAATGTGGTATATAATGGAAGATTTCAAACCACTGCAGAAAAGCTGATCAACGCTGCGTGTGCCATGGAATATGCAGGGCTCGATGATGGCGCCACACGTGAACCCGAGGGCGGCGGAGTACGGCGTGGTGCTCGGCGGGGAAGGCATCATCCAGGTGGTCTTCCCCAACGGGTCCCTTGCGATGAGCGCGCAGGTGCGTGCCGGCGACGTGTTCCGGATCCCACGCTACTTCCCGTTCGTCCAGGTAGCGTCGCGGGGTGGGCCGTTCGTGTTCTTCGGGTTCACCACGTCGGCGCTGCGGAACAAGCCTCAGTTCCTGGTCGGCCCCACCTCTGTCCTCCGCGTGATTCTCGGGCCGGAGCTCGCGGCCGGGTTGGGCGTCCCTTTGAAGGAATTGAGGGAGGTGGTGGAGGCCCAGAAGGTGGCGGTGATAGAGCCATCGTTgccggacaaggagaaggagaaagagaggGAACCGTTTGTTATGAATCAAGTGTCGAGGGAGTAAGCTCATGCGGCCAAGTCGTCTGCTTAATGGTTTATTGGGCGGATGATCGATCATACACATGTGTTCTTCTGGTCGGAACTTGTGTACATCATGTGCGTGTTTGTTTGCGCCCGTGTGTTTCGGTCGCTAGCGCGTGTGTTGTGTGTTCTACGTGTTTGTTCGTGTGAGTTCCGGCGTCGTTAATAAATAAAGATGCATGTCAAATTCAGCTGTGGGCTAGACACATATAGTTTCCACAGTTGTGGTAATTTTTTTCATATACACGCGCATATATTCATTATTCATCATTATGACGGCCGGTATATCATCCTGAGATTTATCAAGTCATCAGTTTTTTTATTAAAAGCTTTTTCATTGAAAGCATATTGttaaaaatcataaaataaattcagaaataatACAAACATCACGACTTTAACATTGATGGCTGAGGGATACCAGTCTGCTGATCTATGTCTCGTGATCTAGCGTTGCTGTCCCTCTAACCAAGCGTTTACTTTCTTGTATCGTCCTTAAACTTGTTGTTGATGTTCACGATGGTCCTAAAATTTATTTCAATATAGTCCTCAAACTTGGTGGTCGTATACATCATAATTTTTTCTCTCTCCAAAAACCGTCTTAGATTTTATTTAATTGCAAAAATGCGTAAAAATGTGTAGATTGTGTTATATGGAAGAAAGAGATTGATGGAATAGATGTTGTATTGTTTGAGTCTCATGGGCGTGTATATAAAAGTATAACGATTAACTTGAAGTACAAAACAAGGTAGGATAAATCCTAGTCTATCTCATATTTGTAAATAATCAATATACTCAACATCCTTCCGTAGTAACAATGGTAGCGACGCGACGCAGACGATGAGATTGGAGAAGAATCCAAAGGTAAGTCGGTAAGTCGACGGTCATCCTCCCAAGGTCGTAACGATTGATGCATCGCGGAAGTTGTGGCCGGAGTGAAAACCGatgaggttgctcaagcaaggtgGTAGCCCTTTGTGCTGACATCGAGGTAGGCGAGAGCGTAGGATGGTATAGCCGTGGTCGAGGTAGCCGTGCGAAGAACGTCGTGGTCGATGTGGAGTCGAGGTGGCCGGTGTCGAGGAATTCGCCGCTGGCGCAAGGAGGTGTCGAGTTAGTCATGGATGCAGTGGTGTCGAACTAGTGGTTCGTTGGGAAGGATACATAGTTAAGACGCGTCGTGCCAGGTTTGCCAAGCCCGAGGCCGCATCGTGGATGAAAGCACGCATCGGTGTTGCCACCATCGGGCATCCGTAGAAGGACGAACTCGATGTTGCCGATGCGTCACTCCAGGCTTGCCAGGCCTAGGAGCACATCGGGGACGAAGGCACACGTCGGTGTTTCCAACCCCGGACATGCGTAGACGGGGACCTGTACACAACTTGTACGCCATGTCGAGGAGGCTAGCAGAAAAGGACTCGGCGATGTTTGCGGCGCAAATCGGCAGGGGCCGATATTGCCTGCGGTGGTCGGAGTAGACGAAGTGGTTGGGGAAGACAACGGTGACGCTGACGATGAGCTGGTGTTGGACGAAGATGAAAGGGGTGGACGGGAGGCGTAGCTCCGAAGaagaggggcggcggcgcctgGTTACGAGTGTGGCGGCGATGCTTGAAGTAGGCAAGGAAGAACCCGACAACGTGACGAAGACCGGCGCGGATTATGGCATTCCCGCGCTGAGAAAGATGGCACGACGCATACCATATGAAGTCGACGTGCGGAGACGGTGGAGTGGACCGCGTGACGCGGCGATACAACCCGAAGAGGTGACAAAGCGGTAGCGTGCGGGTCAGGACGACAGCGGGAAGACCCCGGAGTGGTGGCATGGACCGCGTGCCGCGGCACAACGGCCCGAAGGGGCGATGCAACGGTGGTgtgtgctacggcgacagaaacctttctgtcacccttgagcttgcgttgggtttttccttaaagaggaaagggcgatgcagcacaggaggagtaagtatgtccctcagtttgagaaccaaggtatcaatccagtaggagaatcgcgtcaagtccagagtacctgcgcaaacacaaaagaacttgaacccaacactataaaggggttgtcaatcccttcaatattgattgcaaagtgagatctcaaggcgaaaagtgcaacgaagtaaaagagtaaggctgaaaatatggtgtgaagtagacccaggggccatagtgttcactagaggcttctctcaaaatagcaaatattacggtggatgaaaaaattactgccgagcaattgatagaaccgcgcaaagtcaagacgatacctaaggcaatgatcatacatataggcatcacgtccgagacaagtagattgatactttctgcatctactactattacttcacacatcgaccgctatccagcatgcatctagtgtattgagttcatgacgaacaaagtagcgccttaagcaagatgacatgatgtagagggataaactcaaaccaatgatgaaaaccccatctgtttacccttgatggcaacaacacgatgcgtgcctcgctaccccttctgtcactgggtgaggtcaccgcacggtataaatccaaaaccaagcaattctcccattgcaagaatcatagatcaagctggtcaaacaaaacccacaactcgaagagaattacaaggatatgaaatcatgcataagagagatcagaagaaactcaaataagattcatagataatctgatcataaatccacaattcatcggatctcgagaaacacaccgcaaaagaagattacatcggatagatctccatgaagatcatggagaactttgtattgaagattcaagagagagaagaagccatctagttactagctatggacccgtaggtctatggtgaactactcacgcatcatcggagaggtcatggtgttg includes:
- the LOC123446504 gene encoding vicilin-like seed storage protein At2g28490; amino-acid sequence: MMGRGVAAMAPALVLLLLLSGWSAMGAPRLRERWEEGEGEWQPEEEAKGCGGGGGTGKGLFLLDKVEKLVESEGGSVHVVRGVPGSGVPELPWQHGHGGWSAGCGACREGLMHIGFITMEPKTLFVPQYIDSNIVLFVQRGDVKVGWIHKGGLVEKQLKMGDVLQIDAGTTFYMVNTGKGQRLHIICSIDASDGAGFVPYQSFYLGGGGRQTSVLAGFEPKILVTALNTTYDELERILPVKPRGPFVSYTTESGGKEHGQGDKRDVGENGRGSEPWRPVGKGGDEEDGSGQSTWTWSWRKLMGRFIGGASSSAAAPAQPNKKSDKTVRAPEPYNLFDHEPSFRNTYGWSISVDKHDYEPLDRSDIGVYLVNLTAGSMMAPHVNPRAAEYGVVLGGEGIIQVVFPNGSLAMSAQVRAGDVFRIPRYFPFVQVASRGGPFVFFGFTTSALRNKPQFLVGPTSVLRVILGPELAAGLGVPLKELREVVEAQKVAVIEPSLPDKEKEKEREPFVMNQVSRE